The proteins below are encoded in one region of Deltaproteobacteria bacterium:
- a CDS encoding type II secretion system F family protein, with the protein MQRFSFSAVDASGVRSTGVLVASDDHEIDRTLAGRGLVLVRARPLRGTRRVPARVVSDFFYHLGVLVGAGVPIARGLHDLHEDEANPLAVEVAEIARRVETGSTLSESLAQLPKLFSPLMLAVVRAGEKTGKLDVVLRNLVAYLEWREDLRRQVRSAMVYPVVVGAGLFGLCALLALFVLPRFVGIFLELRVAIPLPLRAIVWTQQAVFAWWPILLGFGAVAGAGLVVWQRSEHGRRARDRAALRIPLARTLAVGLDMSRLCHNLGLLYAAGLPILDALEITAEIVQNRLIRDVVQSAREKVTRGSGLVDALRAPGVVPPMVLRMLGVGEATGDIDAALERAAYFYDREVPAVIERSIALFNTAVIVALGAVLLTIILSFFAPLYEAMGNLNAG; encoded by the coding sequence GTGCAGCGCTTCAGCTTCTCCGCGGTCGACGCCTCCGGGGTGCGCAGCACGGGCGTGCTGGTGGCGAGCGACGATCACGAGATCGACCGGACGCTCGCGGGCCGCGGCCTGGTGCTGGTCCGGGCGCGACCGCTTCGCGGCACGCGGCGCGTGCCCGCGCGCGTGGTCAGCGACTTCTTCTACCACCTCGGTGTGCTGGTCGGAGCCGGGGTTCCGATCGCGCGCGGCCTGCACGACCTGCACGAGGACGAAGCGAACCCGCTCGCGGTCGAGGTCGCCGAGATCGCGCGGCGCGTCGAGACCGGATCCACGCTCTCCGAATCCCTCGCGCAGCTGCCGAAGCTGTTCTCGCCGCTGATGCTCGCCGTGGTCCGCGCCGGCGAGAAGACCGGCAAGCTCGATGTCGTGCTGCGCAACCTGGTCGCCTACCTCGAGTGGCGCGAGGACCTCCGCCGTCAGGTGCGCTCCGCGATGGTGTATCCGGTCGTCGTCGGCGCGGGGCTCTTCGGGCTCTGCGCTCTGCTCGCGCTCTTCGTGCTGCCGCGCTTCGTCGGCATCTTCCTCGAGCTTCGCGTCGCGATCCCCCTGCCGCTTCGCGCGATCGTCTGGACGCAACAGGCGGTCTTCGCCTGGTGGCCGATCCTGCTCGGCTTCGGCGCGGTCGCCGGCGCGGGCCTGGTCGTCTGGCAGCGCTCCGAGCACGGAAGGCGCGCGCGCGACCGCGCCGCGCTTCGCATCCCGCTCGCGCGAACGCTCGCGGTCGGCCTCGACATGTCCCGACTCTGCCACAACCTGGGGCTGCTCTACGCCGCCGGCCTTCCGATCCTGGACGCGCTCGAGATCACCGCCGAGATCGTGCAGAACCGCCTGATCCGCGACGTGGTCCAGAGCGCGCGGGAGAAGGTCACGCGCGGCTCCGGACTCGTCGACGCGCTGCGCGCGCCGGGCGTGGTGCCGCCGATGGTGCTGCGCATGCTCGGCGTCGGCGAGGCGACCGGCGACATCGACGCGGCGCTAGAGCGCGCGGCGTACTTCTACGACCGCGAGGTGCCGGCCGTGATCGAGCGCTCGATCGCGCTCTTCAACACCGCCGTGATCGTCGCGCTCGGCGCGGTCCTGCTGACGATCATCCTCTCCTTCTTCGCGCCGCTCTACGAGGCGATGGGGAATCTCAATGCGGGCTGA